A window of Microcoleus sp. FACHB-68 genomic DNA:
TTAATGGTTAATGCCATTGACCATTTCTGCGCTCGCAACAGCATTTCTGGCTCTCATTTTTTATATGTCGATCCCGCATGGCGACCAATTCTTGAACGCCACGGCTTTACAAGTTGGCTGCACCACAGCTACATTTGGCAAAACAATGGATTTGATAGCTTTGATGATTATTTAGGAGCCTTCAACGCGAACCAGCGCCGCAACATCAAACGAGAGCGCAAAGCCGTGGAAAAAGCCGGCCTGCGACTGTTAACCCTCACGGGCGATGAAATTCCCAAACCCCTGTTTTCCAAAATGTATAGCTTTTATGAAAATACTTGCGACAAATTTGGCTGGTGGGGAAGTAAATACTTAACTAAACGGTTTTTTGAACAGTTGCATCACAACTATCGGCATCGAGTTTTGTTTGTTGCGGCTTATACAGAAGCAGACGAACGGCAACCGATAGGAATGTCTTTTTGTATTACCAAAGGCGACCAACTTTATGGGCGCTACTGGGGAAGCTTTGATGAAATCGACTGCCTGCACTTTGATGCGTGTTATTACACACCCATTGACTGGGCTGTGAACCACGGCATCCAAACTTTCGATCCGGGGGCTGGGGGCCGGCACAAGAAACGACGCGGCTTTCCTGCAACTCCAAACCATAGTTTGCACCGATTTTACAATCAGCGTCTTAGCCAAGTTTTGCGGTCTTATATAGGTGAAATCAACGAAATGGAACGGCGAGAAATTGATGCCATTAATCAAGACTTGCCTTTTAGCCCGCAGCCCTCTTAATTTTTTCGTAACCTGGGAACTTTTCTAGAAAAATAACCGTCTCAACAAATTTTTATTATGTAAAACTCAAGGTCTAATCAACCTTTTAAACAATATCAACAAGCCTAACTGCTAAGTTGAAAAAACTCAGGAGAGGCTGAATCGCTGAAATCTTGCCAAAATCGAGATTTTGCGGGCTTTTATGTCCGTAAATAAAAGCCTGTGTTAATGATTCTTAAACCGAATTTTTCGCATCTACCTAAGTGATTAAATTGAACCTTTATGCGGGTATACTCTCAAAATAAGTAGGAACACGGAAATAAATAAGGTTTGCAGTTAGGAGCATCAAAATGGCAGAGATCATCGGCTCATCAAATAATGACTTTATAGACGCCTCAGGTATTAATGCCCTACTAGGTCTGGAGGGAGACGACACGATCCTTGGTGCTAAAGGAGATGACAGTGTCAGTGGGGGCCAAGGAGACGACCTCGTTGCCAGTGACCAAGGCAACGATACCGTGCTCGGCGATGAAGGCGATGACCAACTATTTGGGGGGCAAGGCGATGACCAACTATTTGGCAATATCGGAAATGACGATATTTTTGGCAACGAAGGGAACGACTCTATAGACGGCGGTCTGGGCAATGATACAGGCCGGGGCGGCATCGGCAATGACTTAGTTGCAGGTGGGCAGGGTGATGATCAACTTTTTGGCGATCCAGGCGACGACTTGGTAAGAGGCGGCAGTGGCAGCGATGCCCTTTCTGGCGGCGAGGGAAATGACCGGCTAGAGGGAGAAGAAGACGACGACAGACTGCTGGGCGACGAAGGCAATGACGTGCTTGTGGGGGGTGCCGGTAATGACTCACTCAGGGGGGGTGTTGGCGGCGATACCCTTGATGGCGCTGATGGCAATGATTTTTTACTAGGGGACTTAGACACTCCTCAACCCGTAATCGAACTTGATACACAGGTTCCTTTACCTGGGCTGGAAAACTTTTTGAGCAACGATCTGGCTCAGGATGTGATCGTCGGCGGGGCCGGCAATGATACCGCAGTCGGCAGCAATGGGAATGACGATATCTTTGGCAACTTGGGCGACGATCAGTTGTTTGGCAACCAAGGAGCTGATGATATGTATGCCGGCCAAGGCAACGATTCAATGCGAGGTGGCCAAGACAACGACCAAATGTATGGCGACCAAGGCAACGATGTCATGTTAGGTGATATCGGCAACGACCTAGTCGCTGGGGGAGATGGTAATGATTCTCTCTATGGCAACCAAGGCAACGACGTTGTCTATGGCAACGAAGGCAACGATAGCGCCTATGGTGGTCAGGGTAACGATAGTTTACAGGGCGGTAAAGGCAACGATCAGTTATTTGGCGAGGTTGGAGATGACAACCTCGCCGGTGAATTGGGAAGCGACACTTTAACTGGCGGACAGGGACGCGATATTTTTGGCATTTCTAAAGAAAGTGGAGGCGCAACCGTCACCATTGCAGATTTCGTAACAGACTTTGAAGACACCACTGATTTTATTGAGCTGGCTTCTGGTCTGGCGTTTACCGATCTCAATATCTTTCAAGGCACAGACGTAAACGCAGCGAACACCGTCATTCAAGATAAGCTGACGGGCCAGTTTTTGCTCGTCCTCAACAATGTGAACGTCGCCGCCATCACTCAAGAGGATTTCGTGCCGGCACCTCCCGCACCCCCTGGCCAAGTTGCGCCGCCGGCCCTTGGCACCCTACAGTTTAGTGCGGCAGCCTACCAATACAATGAAAATGGGACACCGATCAGCGTCGCAGTTACCGTCACCCGCACCGGCGGGAGTGATGGGGAAGCTAGCGCACAGATCACACTAGCCGGCGGCACAGCCACACCGGGCGAAGATTACGATAATGCTACACCCACTGAAGTTACTTTCGCCGATGGCGCAGAAACAGCGACAGTAATAATTCCGATTACCCCTGATACTACTCCCAACGAGGAGGATGAAACGGTGACTTTAACGTTAGGGAATGCTGTTGGGGCAAACATCGGTGCTCAAAATACCGCCACTTTGACGATTGTTGACGATGATAAGCCTGGTGTTCTCGAATTTACTGCGCCAACCTTCACGATCAACGAAGACGGCACCACCTCAGCCGCGATCACGGTGAAACGTACCCTCGGTAGTGCGGGAGAGGTAACCGCCACCGTAACCCTGGCAGATGGCACAGCCATCGGCGGTGTAGATTACACCAACACTCCCATCACTGTCAGATTCTTTGACGGGCAAACGGCTGAGCAAACCGTGACCATTGCGATTACGCAGGACGTGCTGGTTGAGGGCAATGAGACCCTGACTGCGACATTAGGCACCCCCACAGGCGGTGCGACGATTGGCACCCAGGCTACGGCTGCTGTAAATATTGCCGACGATGACGTTCCCACTGTCTCGATTGTGGCCACTGGCGACGCAACGGCAGCAGAACAGGGCCAAACGACGGGCGGATTTACCATTACCAATAGTGGCGCAACCGCTGTCGTGGTGAATTACACCGTTGCCGGCACAGCCGCCACCGATAACTCAGATTACACCGTCACCTCTTCCAACCCCGCCGATCTGGTCGGTCAAATTACTGTTGCGGGAAATAGCACGGCAACCCTGACGGTAACGCCGATTGATGATGTGCTATTAGAAGGCACTGAGACGGTGGATGTGTCGCTGACTGCTTCTACCGGCTACAACGTCGATGCCACGAAAAATACAGCCTCGGTGTCAATTATTGACAATGACGTTCCCATTGTTGAGATCGTTGCCGCTAACCCCAATGCCAGGGAAGGGGCAGATCAGGGTCTCTACACAGTCAGCCGCCGGGACGGTGCCGGAAATCCTATCACCACCGGCAATCTTACAGTTAATTACACGAGCGGCGGCTCAGCGAAGGTGAACAATGATTATGACGCCTTGACGGGTACGATTGTCATCCCAGAGGGTCAGTCCACTGCCAACATTACCTTAAATCCCGTTGATGATGCGACTGTGGAGCTAACTGAGTCGGTCAAGCTGACTTTATCCAATTCTACGACCTATAGTGTTGGGCCTTTAAAAGATGCCACTGTCAACATTAAGGACAACGAAACTCCGACGATGGTCATCTTCGCATCTGATGATCGGGCTGAAGAAGCTGACCTAAGCACCGGCTCATTCCTCATCCAGCGTCTGGGTGATCTCAGTGGCTCCCTAACGGTAAATTATGCGGTTGCCGGCACCAGTAGCGCCACCCCGGGTATTGACTACGTCCAATTAGGCAATACTGTGACGTTCGCACCTGAACAGCGCGATGCCTTTGTGACGGTAACAGCGTTGAATGACATCGGCAGCGAACCGGAACCCCCCTATGACGAATTGCAGGTGGATTTAGTAGAAGGCGCTGGATACAGCTTAGGCTTCCCAGAGAGCAACACAGTCTATATCGTTAACAACGGTGGCCTGTAATACCGGCATTTGTAAAATTACCCCTTAGTAAAAATCAAATTTGATTTTTACTATTTCTCCCCCTCTCTGAACTTTTATAGAGATGGGGGAGTTATTTTTTGTAGATATTAGCCAACCCGTTAAACAATTCAGGAATCTTTCTTTCCTGTTAATTGAAGTAGCCCTTGCAAAGCGTCAAGTCTGTTTTACTTCGTGGCTTTATGAAGTAACTGCACCAACTGCACCAGCTGCTCTTTACTAAAGGCTTGGATCAGCGTTTTTGCTGCTGCCTTGGGTTCTACAACCACAACGACTTGCTTTAAACCGGCAGCCGGTGCACCGGCTGCTAGTTGCTGCAAACTGTAACTGGGTGCAATTTTCTCGGCTTTACCAACGACGACTAAATCACTGGCTTGCTTGAGTTCTTTAATCACAAAAGGAGCCAAGATCGCATAAGAATGCTGTGGATGAGAAATTGCTTTATGAGCAGTTTTAACAAGTTTGAGCCAAGTTTCCGCACCGGCATCCATCTTTGCTAAGCCGGCACACAATTTCTGTAACTGCTGGCGACTGGCTGGCGTTTCTTTTTGTTTAAACAGTTGTAACATCTGTTTAAGAACACTCACCACTTGATCACCAAAAACACTCGCGTCTGTACCCGCTTCATCGGACGCGCCTCCAGCGATCCGGCTGTTCAAATAATCTTGAAGTTGAGTAAAAGCCGGTTCGGTTTCTTGAACCACGCGATCTCCTTCTTCCTCCCGCAAGCCAAATGGTCCTTGGAGACGTTCGAGCAAGTCTTTGAGGGCGTCATACCCCTTTAAAAATAGAGCTTCTATCTTTGGATCGACCTTAACTTGATTCTCTTTAAGGATTTTCAAACAATCCTCTAGCCTGTGAGAAATTTGCTGAATGCTGTTGAAACCCAGCATTGCAGCGCCTCCTTTAACAGAATGGGCGGCTCGAAACAATTCGTTAACCCGTTCTTGGTCTGTTACAGTAGCTTGCAGCTCTAAGAATCCTTTTTCTAAGGTTTCGAGGTGCTCTTTGGCCTCCTCTAGGAAATAACCTAAAATCTGTTGCTGCTTCCCGGCATCCACGGCTGTGTTCCTCAACGTGACGATTCTTCGTGGCTATAAATTGCGCTAGTTTTGGCGATGGGGGATAGGAGAATGTTTCCCAAACCCCCGCCAACCCCCCTCTCATCCCAATAGTGGGTTAATTTGGTGTGGGTGCCGGCGTCCCTGGCAGCTGATTTTGGGGGATAAAGCTGGGATCGAAATCGGCAATGCGATCCGCTGCATCAATGCACACAGTCATTGCTTGAGCGGGAACTACATCAATATTACGGCTGAGACCGACCACACACTCGGAATAGCGCTTCGGCAACAGACTGCGCCGGCAGTTGTCTAAAACGTCTGGGGTTAATGAGGCTTGAGCAGTTTTGCTAATATCCACCACGCAAGTCGCTAATTCGTTGGGACGCCGTACCCTGCGGCAAGTCGTCAAGGCATCTGTCGCGGCAATGTCAGTTCTCCGATATATTTTCACAACGCAGCTAGCCATTTCCTCAGGATCGAGGGCACCGGCACAGGCTGGGGCTACTGTTTCTGGAAAAAGACCGGCATTTAACAGTTTAGACGCACAACTTTGATAATTATTTCCGTGCGTGGCAGTAGCCGGCTGCTGGGGAACTGCCATTGCCAGTAACCCGGCAATCACCAACTGCCTTACAGAAAAGCGCATCAAACGCTTGGCTTTTCGGCTGCCGGCCCGATCACAGCCTTGGCCGATCCTGGGGAGATCATAGTGCAAACGATTAAGAGGAAGCATAGCCATTCTAGTTAATGTCCTCAAAATGAATCCAACTTAACACGGGTAAGTCACAGTCGTTAAGGTTTATACTAGAATGTCTGGGTAAAATTCCACCGAAGGATATAGAGAGGAAATTCCATGTCGCGATACAGAGGCCCGCGCCTCAGAATTGTACGTCGTCTGGGCGACCTGCCAGGGCTTACTCGCAAACAGCCGAAACGAGCCTACCCACCGGGCCAACATGGCCAAAACCGCAAAAAACGGTCTGAGTATGCTATCCGCCTTGAGGAAAAGCAAAAGCTCCGTTTCAATTATGGTCTCACGGAACGGCAACTGCTGCGCTATGTCCGCAAAGCCCGCCGAGTCACCGGCTCCACCGGCCAGGTCATCCTGCAGTTGTTGGAGATGCGTCTCGATAACACCGTCTTCCGCTTGGGCATGGCTCCCACCATTCCAGCCGCCCGTCAGCTGGTAAATCACGGCCACATTACCGTCAACGGTCGTGGAGTCAATATTGCCAGCTATCAGTGCAGGCCGGGAGAAATCATTGCGGTTAAAGACAAAGAAGCTTCCCGCAAGATAGTTGAAGCCAACTTGGCCAACCCAGGCTTGGCCCACACGCCCAGCCATTTGGAGTTTGACAAAAACACCTTGGTTGGTAAGGTCAACGGCGTTGTTGAGCGCGAATGGGTGGCTCTACAAGTTAACGAACTGCTTGTGGTTGAATACTATTCCCGCAAAGCTTAGGTCACTTGTCTTTTGTCCTGCGTTTACTGTCTTAGGGCAAGTGACAAAGGACAATTGACTAACCTCCTATCTGTGACATGGTGCGCGTATAGATGCCGGCAGCCGTGCCTGACTCGCGCTGTTTAAAGTTAATCTCTGGTTTGAGACCGAGTAACTGGCGCACCTTCTCCCTCAACTCAGCTAAGGGAACTCGGCTTCGCAGAGCCGTTTTCAAGTCGATCTGGCCAGTTTCATTTAACAAGCACGGTCGCAACCAGCCGTCTGCTGAGAGGCGCATCCGGTTGCACCGATCACAAAAACATTCTGACATTTGACTGATAAATCCTAGTGTGCCTTTGGCACCAGGAATTTGGAATACGTCAGCCGGCCCAGCACCTGTGACTCGCGATTCGACCAATCCCCAGCGATCACTAATTTGCTGCCGCAACTGCGCTGATGGCACCCACCCGCGACCATCAAATAAATCGCCGTTGCCAATTGGCATAAACTCAATAAATCGGACGTGCCACCGGCGTTCAATGGTAAGCGCGGCTAAATCTAAAACTTCCCCATCATTTACGCCCGGAATTACCACGACATTCAGCTTGAGTGGGTCAAACCCCACCCGATGAGCTGCCTGAATTCCCGCCCAAACTTGTGGCCACCGGCTTCGACCTGCTTTACCGGCAATTCGGTCAAAGGTTGCCGGTTCCAGCGAGTCTAAACTGATATTAATTCGCCGCAGGCCGGCCTGATACAAATCTTCAGCCAGATCGGCTAATAAAAATCCATTCGTCGTCATCGCCAAGTCTTCGGTTTCTGACAACTGGGCAATCTGGCCTACCAATTGCACCACATTCGGACGCAGCAGCGGTTCTCCCCCAGTGAGACGAAACCGACGAAATCCAACTGGTATAAAGATTTCTCGAATTAGCGTCAGCAGTTCTTCATTGCTTAGCAAATTCTGCTTCAGGATGTAGTCAATTTCTGCGCCCTCTGGCATACAGTATTGGCAGTTGAAATTGCACCGATCAATCAGACTGATGCGAAGATAATCTACCTGATTCATGTTTTTATCCTGACCCGGCTTGCGAGTCTGACTGCCGGAACTAGCCTGAGTCCATACTTCTAGACTAGAGGCGGTTGATTGGCCGGCTCTCACTTGGGCCAGAGCTGCGGCTCTCTTAATCTTACTTAATATTTACAGTTTAGAGGATTTCAGCGATTTCCCGAATTCTCTGAACTACGGGTAACCGTCTCTCGATTGCCAAACGCCTAATCGCTCAACGATGCTGGACGGGAAAGGGCTGCTTGCGAGTTAATTATGCAAAGTCTTCATTGATAGCCGACATTTCCTTAAATTGTAAAACATTTTGTAACTGAGGAGGCTGCTAGATCAGCTAGCTATTCGCTGCCATAAAAACTTGATTTTCAATAAAAAATTAATAAAATCCCTATAATTTTATCATAAAATGTCCTATATTATAAACTATAAGGTTTTGATAAACTATGAAGATTCTACAAAGGTGTTTTCTGGACAAATGCTTAAATTAAACTACTTGTTCTGGCATTGATTCTTAAAGTTCTCACTAAAGCCTTAATAAAGTTACAATCCTTAAAAAAATGTAAGATTACAATCAAGATAATAAAGAGTCAAGTATCTTTGTGTCAACTTCAGCGTAGCCAAAGGGGCAGAGCGAAGCATTTGAGCGATTTGGCGGTGGCAGGTTAGGAGAAAAAACTAAATTTGTTTACAAAGACCAGTCATCAGAGCGAGTCTATTCGCACCAAAATAGCTTGAATCGAAGGCTAACTGAAAACACTTGTTTGTATTTTAAGTTACAACTAAATCAACAGCAAAACAAATTAAATAGTCTGTGTGTCTAACGCACTGTCAGCGAAATTTTCAAACATTCGGGCAAAACCGGCAGATCGCAGGGTTCAAATTGGCAAGCCAGCAAGAGCTAGAGGATGCAATGATTCCAACAACAATGCCGAAAAGTCAAACAGATGAGCTTGCTACTTCGCCTGCCAAAACACATGGATTTGAACCTTGGCTTGAAGAGGCATTGGAAGAGATTACCCGCCTAGCCGCACAGGTGTGCGACGCACCCATTGCCCTAATCTCCCTTGAAAACGGCTACCAGCATTGCTTTAAATTAAAAGAAAACTTGGAGTTGCCGGCAATTCCTGCTCCCCACGCTTCCAGCGATATCGCCTTTTATGCGAAAATCCCCCTCATTGATGCACAAGGTTCTAAAATCGGCACCTTATCCGTGATAGACTTTTTGCCTCACAATCTGGCAGAACCGCAAAGGAAAGCCCTGCAAGCCTTAAGCCACAAGGCTGTTATTCTCCTCTGGCGGCACCAGTACCCAACCGACTTACCTGGTGAACTTGCCCAATTCGCGCACAAGTCGGCATCTGACACAATAAAACATGGCGTTGATATGGCAGCCGAAGCAGTCTTCTGGATCACCTCAGATGGGCGATGCGTCTATGCCAGTGAAGCCGCCTGCCGGCAAATAGGCTATTCCCGCGAAGCACTGCTTAAGTTGAGTATTTGGGATATCAACCCTGATCTGAGTGCCACAAATTGGGCACAGCACTGGCACACCCTAAAACAAACCGGCTCCTTCACTTTAAAATCGTGTCAGCTCCACAAAAACGGTCAAAATGTGCCGGTGAAATTCACAGGATATTATCTCGAATTAGAGGGCAAGCAATACTGTTGCGCCATTGCCCAGCCGCTTGCTGAGTCCACTGAAACCAAGGCTTCTCTTCCGGCTGTTGAAGGGGTAGTAAATTTAACGTGTGCCGAGTTGGAAAGTCAATTGATCGCCCTCAAGACTCAATTAAACCAGGCAAACGAGCAATTACAAAAAGAGATTGAGGAGCGGAAAAAGGTTGAAAAAGCTCTACAAGAGAGAGAAGAAAGGGTGCAGGCGCTTCTGAATGCGCCGGCAGAGTCAGCCTTGTTGATTGATCCCCAAGGAATTATTCTCGCTACGAGCGAAATCGCTGCCCAAAGATTAGGCGTATCCCCTAAAGAAATCACCGGCAAGTGTATTTACGAGCTACAATCTGCCGAACTTGCTCAACAAAAAAAAGTACAAATTGAGCAAGTCATTCGCACATCAAAGCCTGTGCGATTTGAAGAAGACTATGCAGAAATTTGCCTAGAAAATGTGATATTTCCAGTCTTTGATGATCAGGGCGATGTAACAAGACTGGCTATTTTTGCTTGGAAAATAAGCAAGCCAAAACAAAATATTGAAATAAAAGATTTTACTTCTATCTTGGAATATCGCCCGCTACTTGAGCAGATTAACGAAGGTTTATTAATTGCCGGCAAAGACGGCACCATCGAATTTGTGAATCAGCACTTTTGTGAAATGCTGGGCTACAAAGCAGAGGAATTGCTAGGGCGCTCGGAAGATGACTTAGCAATGGGAGAAGCCGGCTATTGCTTGTTGCAAGAAAAAAGACAGCAATGCAGCACCGGCACTTACGAAGATTATGAAATCGAACTGCGGACAAAGTCGGGAGAAACAATTTGGGTGTTAGTTAGTGGGACGCCGGTGTTTGATGGATATCACTGCCTGAGCGGTTCGATGAAAATTCACACAGACATCACCAAGCGCAAACAAGCCGAAGCAGCACTGCAAGCCTCGGAAGAGTTACATCGAATCACTCTATCTAACATTACAGAAGCAGTTTTTATCACCGATGACGCCGGCAAAATAACATTTATCGGACCCAACGCCCAAGTTTTGTTCGGATATTCAGTCGCCGAAATTCATGCCTTAGGCAAGATTTCCAAGCTGCTAGGAGAAAATATTTTTGACTGGGATCAGCTGAAAACAACCGGAGAAGTTCAAAATATCGAGCGCCAGGTAAGGAACAAAGTCGGTAAGCGTCGCACCATGCTCGTGAACGTCAAGCGCGTCTCCATCCAAGAGGGAACCATTCTTTATAGCTGCCGGGACATTACAGATCGCAGAAAGGCAGAGGAAGCGCTGTATGAAGAGAGAGAGAGCTTCCGCCTTTTACTAGAAAGCGTCAAAGACTACGCCATTTTCATGCTAGATCCCCTCGGTCAGGTGGTTAGTTGGAATCCAGGTGCGGAAGGCATCACCGGCTATTTAGCCTCTGAGATTGTGGGAAAGCATTTTTCTTGCTTTTACACCAGCGAAGAAATTCAGGAAGAAAAACCTTGGAAAGTCCTGAAACAAGCTGCTCTGGCAGGCCGGCTCGAAGAAGAAGGCTGGCGCGTGCGGCAAGACGGTTCGCAATTTTGGGCTGATGTGATCATTACCGTCTCCCGCGATAAATTTGGTTATCTGCGGGGTTTTTCAGTCGTCACCCGCGATATAACAGAGCGCAAGCGGGCGCAAGAGCAATTATGGCACGCAGCGTTTCATGATCCCCTCACCGGCTTACCAAACCGCGCTTTGTTCACTAAATGCTTGTGGAATGCCGTCGAAGTCGCCAAACAGCGCTCTGATTACAGATTTGCCGTGCTGTTTCTAGATTGGGATCGCTTCAAGCTGATTAATGATAGCCTTGGGCACAGTATAGGGGATCAGCTGCTCGTCGCTTTTGCCCACCGGCTGCAAACCTGTCTGCGTCCTGGTGATACCGTCGCGCGTCTGGGAGGGGATGAATTTGCCATCCTCCTCGACAGTATCCACGATGCCGGTGATGCCGACGCTGTAGCAGAGCAGATCCACGCTTCCTTAAAGTCACCTTTTCACGTCAATGGACATGAAGTGTTTACAACAGTCAGCATTGGCATTGCCTTGAGTAAAAGTGAAGTCCAAGAAATTGCTGCTGGAAACGCTTCCGCCTTCACCCTTCACTCTTATAGCCGGCCTGAAGACCTCCTGCGCGATGCTGACACCGCCATGTATCGCGCCAAAAGCTTAGGAAGAGCGCGTCATGAAGTTTTCAACGCCGCCATGCACGCCAACGCATTAGAACGCCTGCACTTAGAAACAGACTTGCGGCGAGCCATCTTAGGAAAAGATGAAGCAGCAACGATAAAAAATGGGGAAAAAATTCTTAATTCTCCTGTCTCTAGTCTCAATACTTCATTCCTGCTTCACTATCAACCGATTGTGTCCCTCAAGACGGGTAAACTCTTAGGTTTCGAGGCACTTCTTCGTTGGCAGCACCCCACACGAGGCTTCATTTCACCAACCGAATTCATTCCCATTGCCGAAGATACCGGCTTGATTGTTCCTCTCGGACAGTGGGTTTTGCGCGAAGCTTGTTTGCAGATGGCCGAATGGCAAAAACAGTTCAACACTCAAGAACTGTCCGTGAATGTGAATCTATCTAGCAAACAACTCACAGCACCGTGTTTAATCGAGCAAATTGATGCAGTTCTCCTCGAAAGTGGGCTAGATGCGACGAGCTTAAAGCTGGAAATTACGGAAAGTTTGCTAATGGAGAATGCCGCAGCCGCAGCGGAAGCGCTCGACCAACTTAA
This region includes:
- a CDS encoding GNAT family N-acetyltransferase, producing MVEQLKPSYSVAWINKIASVPQSEWDALALPLKTPFLEWEWLNNMETSGSATAKAGWLPNHLIVWRDRQLIAAAPLYIKGHSYGEFVFDHQWADLAHRLGIEYYPKLLGMSPFTPAEGYRFLIAPSEDEDEMTGLMVNAIDHFCARNSISGSHFLYVDPAWRPILERHGFTSWLHHSYIWQNNGFDSFDDYLGAFNANQRRNIKRERKAVEKAGLRLLTLTGDEIPKPLFSKMYSFYENTCDKFGWWGSKYLTKRFFEQLHHNYRHRVLFVAAYTEADERQPIGMSFCITKGDQLYGRYWGSFDEIDCLHFDACYYTPIDWAVNHGIQTFDPGAGGRHKKRRGFPATPNHSLHRFYNQRLSQVLRSYIGEINEMERREIDAINQDLPFSPQPS
- a CDS encoding Calx-beta domain-containing protein, producing MAEIIGSSNNDFIDASGINALLGLEGDDTILGAKGDDSVSGGQGDDLVASDQGNDTVLGDEGDDQLFGGQGDDQLFGNIGNDDIFGNEGNDSIDGGLGNDTGRGGIGNDLVAGGQGDDQLFGDPGDDLVRGGSGSDALSGGEGNDRLEGEEDDDRLLGDEGNDVLVGGAGNDSLRGGVGGDTLDGADGNDFLLGDLDTPQPVIELDTQVPLPGLENFLSNDLAQDVIVGGAGNDTAVGSNGNDDIFGNLGDDQLFGNQGADDMYAGQGNDSMRGGQDNDQMYGDQGNDVMLGDIGNDLVAGGDGNDSLYGNQGNDVVYGNEGNDSAYGGQGNDSLQGGKGNDQLFGEVGDDNLAGELGSDTLTGGQGRDIFGISKESGGATVTIADFVTDFEDTTDFIELASGLAFTDLNIFQGTDVNAANTVIQDKLTGQFLLVLNNVNVAAITQEDFVPAPPAPPGQVAPPALGTLQFSAAAYQYNENGTPISVAVTVTRTGGSDGEASAQITLAGGTATPGEDYDNATPTEVTFADGAETATVIIPITPDTTPNEEDETVTLTLGNAVGANIGAQNTATLTIVDDDKPGVLEFTAPTFTINEDGTTSAAITVKRTLGSAGEVTATVTLADGTAIGGVDYTNTPITVRFFDGQTAEQTVTIAITQDVLVEGNETLTATLGTPTGGATIGTQATAAVNIADDDVPTVSIVATGDATAAEQGQTTGGFTITNSGATAVVVNYTVAGTAATDNSDYTVTSSNPADLVGQITVAGNSTATLTVTPIDDVLLEGTETVDVSLTASTGYNVDATKNTASVSIIDNDVPIVEIVAANPNAREGADQGLYTVSRRDGAGNPITTGNLTVNYTSGGSAKVNNDYDALTGTIVIPEGQSTANITLNPVDDATVELTESVKLTLSNSTTYSVGPLKDATVNIKDNETPTMVIFASDDRAEEADLSTGSFLIQRLGDLSGSLTVNYAVAGTSSATPGIDYVQLGNTVTFAPEQRDAFVTVTALNDIGSEPEPPYDELQVDLVEGAGYSLGFPESNTVYIVNNGGL
- a CDS encoding Hpt domain-containing protein, which translates into the protein MRNTAVDAGKQQQILGYFLEEAKEHLETLEKGFLELQATVTDQERVNELFRAAHSVKGGAAMLGFNSIQQISHRLEDCLKILKENQVKVDPKIEALFLKGYDALKDLLERLQGPFGLREEEGDRVVQETEPAFTQLQDYLNSRIAGGASDEAGTDASVFGDQVVSVLKQMLQLFKQKETPASRQQLQKLCAGLAKMDAGAETWLKLVKTAHKAISHPQHSYAILAPFVIKELKQASDLVVVGKAEKIAPSYSLQQLAAGAPAAGLKQVVVVVEPKAAAKTLIQAFSKEQLVQLVQLLHKATK
- the rpsD gene encoding 30S ribosomal protein S4 is translated as MSRYRGPRLRIVRRLGDLPGLTRKQPKRAYPPGQHGQNRKKRSEYAIRLEEKQKLRFNYGLTERQLLRYVRKARRVTGSTGQVILQLLEMRLDNTVFRLGMAPTIPAARQLVNHGHITVNGRGVNIASYQCRPGEIIAVKDKEASRKIVEANLANPGLAHTPSHLEFDKNTLVGKVNGVVEREWVALQVNELLVVEYYSRKA
- the moaA gene encoding GTP 3',8-cyclase MoaA; translation: MNQVDYLRISLIDRCNFNCQYCMPEGAEIDYILKQNLLSNEELLTLIREIFIPVGFRRFRLTGGEPLLRPNVVQLVGQIAQLSETEDLAMTTNGFLLADLAEDLYQAGLRRINISLDSLEPATFDRIAGKAGRSRWPQVWAGIQAAHRVGFDPLKLNVVVIPGVNDGEVLDLAALTIERRWHVRFIEFMPIGNGDLFDGRGWVPSAQLRQQISDRWGLVESRVTGAGPADVFQIPGAKGTLGFISQMSECFCDRCNRMRLSADGWLRPCLLNETGQIDLKTALRSRVPLAELREKVRQLLGLKPEINFKQRESGTAAGIYTRTMSQIGG